A genomic region of Pseudopipra pipra isolate bDixPip1 chromosome W, bDixPip1.hap1, whole genome shotgun sequence contains the following coding sequences:
- the LOC135405275 gene encoding zinc finger protein 501-like has product MAPAAGQPRWRRRPAGAGVGGMSLAFPVGRRQIPCLSFLLPAPGPELRTESPEDKSPRETLVGEAVLKGSPAQEGSGEGKGRRSPRRRGSKAIPGRSEEERASLCREGGRSLRGSSELVIPEQPPSREKPFTCLECGKSFRRSTNLLTHQHIHTGEHPYTCGQCGKSFRSNTTLIQHQIIHSAERPYRCGECGKSFRQSSSLCIHQRIHTGERPYMCGECGKSFTDSSNLIRHQRIHTMERPHTCGECGKSFMRKYHLFTHQRLHTGERPHTCGECGKSFNDSSGLHVHRRIHTGERPYKCVECGESFRTSSSLRSHHLIHSGERPYKCLECGKGFQTSSDLLKHKPTHTGEWAFHCTYCGKGFNQNSTLVIHRRIHTGERPYKCGECGKRFKRSSHVIQHQRTHTDERPFRCTDCGKGFNQNSALVTHRRIHTGERPYKCGECGKSFTDSSGLTQHQRTHQ; this is encoded by the coding sequence atggccccggctgcaggacaaccccgctggcgccgccgtcctgccggggccggagttggggggatgtcgttggccttccctgtgggccggaggcaaatcccctgcctgtccttcttgcttcctgccccaggccccgagctgaggacggagagcccggaggacaaatccccccgtgagaccctggtgggagaggccgttttgaagggctccccggcgcaggaaggcagcggggagggaaagggccggagatccccccgcaggaggggctccaaagccatcccagggcgctctgaggaggaaagagccagcctgtgccgggaaggcggccggagcttgagggggagctctgagctggtgatccctgagcagcctcccagcagggagaaaccCTTCAcgtgtttggaatgtgggaagagctttaggaggAGCaccaacctcctcacccaccagcacatccacactggagaacatcCGTACACGTGTGGtcaatgtggaaagagcttcaggagcAACACCACTCTGATCCAGCACCAGATTATCCACAGTGCGGAAAGGCCTTACagatgtggggagtgtgggaagagcttcaggcagagctccagcctctgcatccaccagcgcatccacactggggaacggccctacatgtgtggggaatgtgggaagagcttcactgacagctccaacctgatccgacaccagcgtATCCACACCATGGAACGGCCccacacgtgtggggaatgtgggaagagcttcatgCGAAAATACCACCTCTTCACCCACCAGCGCTtgcacactggggaacggccccacacgtgtggggagtgtgggaagagcttcaatgACAGCTCTGGCCTCCATGTGCACCGTCGCATtcacaccggggaacggccctacaagtgtgttGAGTGTGGGGAAAGCTTCAGGACCAGCTCCAGCCTCCGCTCTCACCATCTCATCCACagcggggaacggccctacaagtgcttggaatgtgggaaggggtttcagaccagctcagatCTCTTGAAGCACAAGCCgacacacacaggggagtgGGCCTTCCACTGCACctactgcgggaagggcttcaaccagaaCTCCACCCTTGTCATacaccggcgcatccacactggagagaggccctacaagtgtggggagtgtgggaaaagGTTTAAACGCAGCTCACATGTCATCCAGCACCagcggacacacacggatgagaggcccttccgctgcaccgactgcgggaaaggcttcaaccagaactccgccctcgtcacccaccggcgcatccacactggagagaggccctacaagtgtggggagtgtgggaaaagcttcaccGACAGCTCTGGCTTGACccaacaccaacggacccaccagtaa